The following coding sequences are from one Eucalyptus grandis isolate ANBG69807.140 chromosome 11, ASM1654582v1, whole genome shotgun sequence window:
- the LOC104425337 gene encoding DNA-(apurinic or apyrimidinic site) endonuclease, chloroplastic isoform X3 — MVSKRGVSNSSRPESAVASEDKKGKKSKGLVASVPSSSKSHVKKNSGASIGEVVLPNNDPAKIEAMTFQELRATLRRIGIPAKGRKLDLISALKCHFNQETNGDKIEGAEDQASYGFSEYISVSKREENFNENNCVGAISSDSKNSRMQRSKRVKQSTKEKTMKVDGTVVRSKQMQSTETDEIAGEMTKGKSSSILKKKVAGVCIEEVGAKVNGTIEPWTILAHKKPQKHWVAYNPRTMRPPPLSGNVNSVKLMSWNVNGLRALLKMEGFSALQLAQRENFDVLCLQETKLQEKDVEAIKDRLIEGYENSYWTCSVAKLGYSGTAIISRIKPLSVTYGLGISDHDSEGRLVTAEFDSFYLLSGYIPNSGDGLRRLTYRISQWDLSLGNYIKELEKSKPVILTGDLNCAHQEIDIYDPAGNKRSAGFTIEERESFETNFLSRGFVDTFRRQHPHAVGYTYWGYRHGGRKTNKGWRLDYFLVSDSLADKVHDSYILPDITGSDHCPIGLILKL, encoded by the exons ATGGTGTCCAAAAGGGGCGTGTCGAATTCGTCGAGACCTGAGTCGGCGGTGGCTTCTGAggacaagaaagggaagaaatcgAAAGGATTGGTGGCTTCAGTTCCTAGTTCTAGCAAAAGTCATGTCAAG AAAAATTCTGGTGCAAGCATCGGTGAAGTCGTGTTGCCTAATAATGACCCAGCCAAAATTGAGGCGATGACATTTCAGGAATTGAGAGCTACATTGAG GAGAATTGGAATCCCAGCCAAAGGGCGTAAACTGGATCTAATATCTGCCTTGAAGTGTCATTTCAATCAAGAAACAAATG GTGATAAGATTGAGGGAGCAGAGGATCAAGCATCTTATGGGTTCTCTGAATATATTTCAGTTTCAAAGAGGGAAGAGAACTTTAATGAGAATAATTGTGTTGGAGCAATTAGCTCCGACTCAAAAAATTCTAGAATGCAAAGAAGTAAGAGGGTAAAACAGTCTACCAAGGAAAAAACGATGAAAGTTGATGGCACAGTGGTCAGATCAAAGCAGATGCAGTCAACTGAAACTGATGAAATTGCTG GTGAAATGACGAAAGGGAAATCGTCAtccattttgaagaaaaaagttGCAGGAGTTTGTATTGAAGAAGTAGGAGCCAAAGTTAATGGAACAATAGAACCATGGACAATTCTCGCGCACAAGAAGCCACAGAAGCACTGGGTCGCTTACAATCCTAGAACCATGAGGCCTCCACCTCTTTCAGGGAATGTGAATTCTGTGAAGTTGATGTCTTGGAATGTCAATGGTTTGAGAGCATTGTTAAAGATGGAGGGGTTTTCTGCTCTTCAGCTTGCTCAAAGGGAAAACTTTGATGTATTGTGCTTGCAGGAGACCAAACTGCAG GAGAAGGATGTAGAAGCAATCAAAGATCGGCTAATAGAAGGTTATGAGAACAGCTACTGGACGTGCAGTGTTGCCAAACTTGGTTATTCTGGTACAGCAATCATCTCACGG atAAAGCCCCTTTCAGTTACATATGGCTTGGGCATATCAGATCATGATTCTGAGGGACGGCTTGTCACTGCAGAGTTTGATTCGTTCTATCTCTTGAGCGGTTACATTCCTAATTCTGGTGATGGCCTGAGAAGACTG ACGTATAGGATTTCACAGTGGGATCTGTCTCTTGGTAACTACATAAAA GAACTTGAAAAGTCGAAGCCCGTGATTTTGACCGGTGATCTGAATTGTGCCCATCAGGAAATAGACATTTACGATCCTGCG GGAAATAAAAGAAGTGCTGGATTTACAATTGAAGAAAGGGAATCTTTTGAGACCAACTTCCTGTCAAGGGGCTTTGTTGATACCTTTAGAAGACAGCATCCTCATGCTGTTGGTTATACTTATTGGGGTTATCGGCATGGCGGGAGGAAGACAAATAAAG GGTGGCGGCTcgattattttcttgtttcagaCTCTTTAGCAGACAAAGTTCATGACTCGTACATCCTTCCTGATATCACCGGTAGTGATCATTGTCCTATTGGCCTTATTCTTAAGCTTTAG
- the LOC120289825 gene encoding uncharacterized protein LOC120289825 produces the protein MAVRSHVYGDSNGGPEEAENNLASSLLATGFGFGGATGWAEEGWTRRGDGEGNWRPAVPSWEKEFCRSVGSVPWKKLVEAKRYMCIYDKVLKWDDSAVEEAFRNAKERFWAGINGIPCSIALPDPNLFIDEVDWASKVDPELLCDLERGPEALDGGNNNSNNSGTIIFGDVLADPWASTHEDPDRRDGHKFKSGLDIVYDNWDTWDWGDPNGELEPARSYVSRHKSIRFRRDNNRMDYRWNCGKG, from the exons ATGGCGGTGAGATCTCATGTTTATGGCGACTCCAACGGAGGGCCGGAAGAGGCTGAAAACAACCTTGCAAGCTCACTACTTGCTACTGGTTTCGGTTTTGGAGGGGCTACTGGTTGGGCTGAGGAGGGCTGGACACGGCGAGGGGACGGTGAAG GCAATTGGCGGCCAGCCGTTCCATCCTGGGAGAAAGAGTTCTGCAGATCTGTAGGGTCAGTTCCCTGGAAAAAGCTTGTGGAAGCAAAGCGGTACATGTGCATATATGATAAAGTGCTTAAGTGGGACGACTCAGCAGTCGAGGAGGCGTTTCGCAACGCAAAGGAACGGTTCTGGGCAGGGATCAACGGAATCCCATGCAGCATCGCTTTGCCCGATCCAAATCTCTTCATCGATGAAGTAGACTGGGCATCCAAAGTAGACCCCGAGCTGCTTTGCGACTTGGAGCGAGGGCCTGAGGCCCTCGATGGCGGCAATAATAATAGCAATAATAGCGGGACCATTATCTTCGGTGATGTCTTAGCAGATCCATGGGCGAGTACTCACGAGGATCCCGATCGAAGAGACGGCCATAAATTCAAGAGCGGCCTAGATATTGTCTACGACAATTGGGATACGTGGGATTGGGGTGACCCAAATGGGGAACTTGAACCTGCTAGGTCCTATGTTAGCAGACACAAGTCCATAAGATTTCGCAGGGATAACAATAGAATGGATTACAGATGGAACTGTGGGAAGGGGTGA
- the LOC104425337 gene encoding DNA-(apurinic or apyrimidinic site) endonuclease, chloroplastic isoform X2 has translation MMQAFRLGFRGFATPSLSFAAAPRFWVGRSIVLPGASEMVSKRGVSNSSRPESAVASEDKKGKKSKGLVASVPSSSKSHVKKNSGASIGEVVLPNNDPAKIEAMTFQELRATLRRIGIPAKGRKLDLISALKCHFNQETNGDKIEGAEDQASYGFSEYISVSKREENFNENNCVGAISSDSKNSRMQRSKRVKQSTKEKTMKVDGTVVRSKQMQSTETDEIAGEMTKGKSSSILKKKVAGVCIEEVGAKVNGTIEPWTILAHKKPQKHWVAYNPRTMRPPPLSGNVNSVKLMSWNVNGLRALLKMEGFSALQLAQRENFDVLCLQETKLQEKDVEAIKDRLIEGYENSYWTCSVAKLGYSGTAIISRIKPLSVTYGLGISDHDSEGRLVTAEFDSFYLLSGYIPNSGDGLRRLTYRISQWDLSLGNYIKELEKSKPVILTGDLNCAHQEIDIYDPAGNKRSAGFTIEERESFETNFLSRGFVDTFRRQHPHAVGYTYWGYRHGGRKTNKGWRLDYFLVSDSLADKVHDSYILPDITGSDHCPIGLILKL, from the exons ATGATGCAAGCATTTCGACTAGGGTTCAGGGGTTTCGCCACCCCTTCTTTGAG CTTCGCGGCTGCTCCGAGATTCTGGGTTGGTCGTTCCATCGTCTTGCCCGGAGCGAGCGAAATGGTGTCCAAAAGGGGCGTGTCGAATTCGTCGAGACCTGAGTCGGCGGTGGCTTCTGAggacaagaaagggaagaaatcgAAAGGATTGGTGGCTTCAGTTCCTAGTTCTAGCAAAAGTCATGTCAAG AAAAATTCTGGTGCAAGCATCGGTGAAGTCGTGTTGCCTAATAATGACCCAGCCAAAATTGAGGCGATGACATTTCAGGAATTGAGAGCTACATTGAG GAGAATTGGAATCCCAGCCAAAGGGCGTAAACTGGATCTAATATCTGCCTTGAAGTGTCATTTCAATCAAGAAACAAATG GTGATAAGATTGAGGGAGCAGAGGATCAAGCATCTTATGGGTTCTCTGAATATATTTCAGTTTCAAAGAGGGAAGAGAACTTTAATGAGAATAATTGTGTTGGAGCAATTAGCTCCGACTCAAAAAATTCTAGAATGCAAAGAAGTAAGAGGGTAAAACAGTCTACCAAGGAAAAAACGATGAAAGTTGATGGCACAGTGGTCAGATCAAAGCAGATGCAGTCAACTGAAACTGATGAAATTGCTG GTGAAATGACGAAAGGGAAATCGTCAtccattttgaagaaaaaagttGCAGGAGTTTGTATTGAAGAAGTAGGAGCCAAAGTTAATGGAACAATAGAACCATGGACAATTCTCGCGCACAAGAAGCCACAGAAGCACTGGGTCGCTTACAATCCTAGAACCATGAGGCCTCCACCTCTTTCAGGGAATGTGAATTCTGTGAAGTTGATGTCTTGGAATGTCAATGGTTTGAGAGCATTGTTAAAGATGGAGGGGTTTTCTGCTCTTCAGCTTGCTCAAAGGGAAAACTTTGATGTATTGTGCTTGCAGGAGACCAAACTGCAG GAGAAGGATGTAGAAGCAATCAAAGATCGGCTAATAGAAGGTTATGAGAACAGCTACTGGACGTGCAGTGTTGCCAAACTTGGTTATTCTGGTACAGCAATCATCTCACGG atAAAGCCCCTTTCAGTTACATATGGCTTGGGCATATCAGATCATGATTCTGAGGGACGGCTTGTCACTGCAGAGTTTGATTCGTTCTATCTCTTGAGCGGTTACATTCCTAATTCTGGTGATGGCCTGAGAAGACTG ACGTATAGGATTTCACAGTGGGATCTGTCTCTTGGTAACTACATAAAA GAACTTGAAAAGTCGAAGCCCGTGATTTTGACCGGTGATCTGAATTGTGCCCATCAGGAAATAGACATTTACGATCCTGCG GGAAATAAAAGAAGTGCTGGATTTACAATTGAAGAAAGGGAATCTTTTGAGACCAACTTCCTGTCAAGGGGCTTTGTTGATACCTTTAGAAGACAGCATCCTCATGCTGTTGGTTATACTTATTGGGGTTATCGGCATGGCGGGAGGAAGACAAATAAAG GGTGGCGGCTcgattattttcttgtttcagaCTCTTTAGCAGACAAAGTTCATGACTCGTACATCCTTCCTGATATCACCGGTAGTGATCATTGTCCTATTGGCCTTATTCTTAAGCTTTAG
- the LOC104425339 gene encoding peptide chain release factor PrfB3, chloroplastic, whose translation MAAEAVLVRTSLSSGSFGSRWRAPQPHKSAVSRCMVRACSSVDGRSKVYRELGLFSLKRKIEDAVQRTEKMAPTALQIEEAKWIKLDGLIRDYDLWDDPAKSYDALVKLADIARAVDALRDLTYKAEEAKLITQLVEMDAINYALFEQAYTSSLDMSKFLDRYEMLKLLKGPYDVDGASMVIKAESNGNYHELWAEKLLRMYQKWAEKQGYRGRIVEKHRATNGGITSATVEFEFDYAYGCLQGERGVHRMISGSETVSTIDQVSLAAVDIIPLFRGSAPDLKISEEDLLISCPSSSPEVEVSEGRSGVVIQHVPTGFVVQSSGERSIFANKIKALNRLKAKLLVTASDVGVPGMNGIKKEDVFNVWQDEVRRYVLYPRKHVKDVRSGVEMPDLYSVLDGNIEPLIGAHIQIRYSNDMPR comes from the exons ATGGCGGCAGAAGCTGTCCTTGTTCGAACAAGCCTAAGCTCTGGTTCGTTCGGGTCAAGATGGCGGGCTCCGCAGCCGCACAAGTCCGCGGTCTCGCGCTGTATGGTCCGGGCTTGTAGCTCCGTCGACGGCAGAAGCAAGGTCTACAGAGAACTCG gATTGTTTTCACTAAAAAGGAAGATCGAAGATGCAGTTCAACGCACTGAGAAGATGGCTCCTACTGCACTGCAAATCGAAGAAGCTAAATGGATTAAGCTTGATGGACTGATTCGAGATTATGACCTTTGGGATGACCCTGCTAAATCCTATGATGCTCTTGTGAAGTTGGCAGACATCGCCAGAGCAGTTGATGCCCTGAGGGATTTAACTTACAAG GCGGAAGAAGCGAAGCTGATAACTCAACTGGTGGAGATGGATGCTATTAATTATGCTCTTTTTGAGCAGGCATACACTTCATCTTTGGATATGAGTAAGTTTTTGGACCGTTATGAGATGTTAAAGCTTCTTAAGGGACCATATGATGTGGATGGAGCGTCGATGGTCATCAAAGCTGAATCCAATGGCAATTACCATGAG TTATGGGCTGAAAAACTACTGAGAATGTACCAAAAATGGGCTGAGAAGCAAGGTTATAGAGGGAGGATTGTAGAGAAGCATCGGGCAACGAATGGTGGAATCACTTCTGCAAcagttgaatttgaatttgattatgcatatGGTTGTCTTCAAGGGGAGAGGGGTGTTCATCGAATGATAAGTGGTTCAGAAACTGTATCAACAATTGATCAG GTTAGCCTAGCAGCTGTCGATATAATTCCTCTGTTCCGTGGTTCGGCCCCTGACCTAAAAATTAGTGAGGAGGATTTGCTAATCTCGTGCCCATCGTCATCGCCTGAAGTAGAAGTCAGTGAAGGCCGGTCTGGAGTTGTTATTCAGCATGTTCCTACTGGTTTCGTCGTCCAATCTTCAG GTGAAAGGAGCATTTTTGCAAATAAGATTAAGGCCCTCAACCGGTTGAAGGCTAAACTTCTTGTCACAGCCAGCGATGTAGGAGTTCCAGGCATGAATGGCATCAAGAAAGAAGACGTGTTCAACGTATGGCAAGACGAGGTCCGAAGATACGTTCTTTACCCTCGCAAGCATGTGAAAGATGTAAGAAGTGGTGTTGAAATGCCTGACCTGTATTCTGTTTTGGACGGTAATATAGAACCTCTGATTGGAGCTCATATCCAGATAAGATACTCAAATGACATGCCTCGATAG
- the LOC104425337 gene encoding DNA-(apurinic or apyrimidinic site) endonuclease, chloroplastic isoform X1 gives MLGHPLKIYFGPFRRNINIKKAESTIHRSICQYAIVGVHENESFYRLKFVEISEGFLGPYGFSTNQKGRRNEADVGRSVDSWESGGCHHHHPRPPHFRRFFPRGSVTSRVCPRAASLLPCSATPFAAAPRFWVGRSIVLPGASEMVSKRGVSNSSRPESAVASEDKKGKKSKGLVASVPSSSKSHVKKNSGASIGEVVLPNNDPAKIEAMTFQELRATLRRIGIPAKGRKLDLISALKCHFNQETNGDKIEGAEDQASYGFSEYISVSKREENFNENNCVGAISSDSKNSRMQRSKRVKQSTKEKTMKVDGTVVRSKQMQSTETDEIAGEMTKGKSSSILKKKVAGVCIEEVGAKVNGTIEPWTILAHKKPQKHWVAYNPRTMRPPPLSGNVNSVKLMSWNVNGLRALLKMEGFSALQLAQRENFDVLCLQETKLQEKDVEAIKDRLIEGYENSYWTCSVAKLGYSGTAIISRIKPLSVTYGLGISDHDSEGRLVTAEFDSFYLLSGYIPNSGDGLRRLTYRISQWDLSLGNYIKELEKSKPVILTGDLNCAHQEIDIYDPAGNKRSAGFTIEERESFETNFLSRGFVDTFRRQHPHAVGYTYWGYRHGGRKTNKGWRLDYFLVSDSLADKVHDSYILPDITGSDHCPIGLILKL, from the exons atgttaGGGCAtccattaaaaatttattttggaccATTCCGGAGAAATATCAATATTAAGAAAGCCGAAAGCACAATTCATAGGTCGATTTGCCAGTATGCTATTGTTGGGGTTCATGAAAATGAATCTTTTTATCGATTAAAATTTGTTGAGATATCGGAAGGGTTTTTAGGACCTTACGGATTTTCGACGAACCAAAAAGGACGGAG GAACGAAGCAGACGTGGGACGATCGGTTGATTCGTGGGAGTCCGGCGgttgccaccaccaccacccacgaCCTCCACACTTTCGGCGGTTCTTCCCTCGCGGTTCGGTGACGTCTCGGGTATGCCCTCGTGCTGCgtctcttcttccttgctcAGCAACGCC CTTCGCGGCTGCTCCGAGATTCTGGGTTGGTCGTTCCATCGTCTTGCCCGGAGCGAGCGAAATGGTGTCCAAAAGGGGCGTGTCGAATTCGTCGAGACCTGAGTCGGCGGTGGCTTCTGAggacaagaaagggaagaaatcgAAAGGATTGGTGGCTTCAGTTCCTAGTTCTAGCAAAAGTCATGTCAAG AAAAATTCTGGTGCAAGCATCGGTGAAGTCGTGTTGCCTAATAATGACCCAGCCAAAATTGAGGCGATGACATTTCAGGAATTGAGAGCTACATTGAG GAGAATTGGAATCCCAGCCAAAGGGCGTAAACTGGATCTAATATCTGCCTTGAAGTGTCATTTCAATCAAGAAACAAATG GTGATAAGATTGAGGGAGCAGAGGATCAAGCATCTTATGGGTTCTCTGAATATATTTCAGTTTCAAAGAGGGAAGAGAACTTTAATGAGAATAATTGTGTTGGAGCAATTAGCTCCGACTCAAAAAATTCTAGAATGCAAAGAAGTAAGAGGGTAAAACAGTCTACCAAGGAAAAAACGATGAAAGTTGATGGCACAGTGGTCAGATCAAAGCAGATGCAGTCAACTGAAACTGATGAAATTGCTG GTGAAATGACGAAAGGGAAATCGTCAtccattttgaagaaaaaagttGCAGGAGTTTGTATTGAAGAAGTAGGAGCCAAAGTTAATGGAACAATAGAACCATGGACAATTCTCGCGCACAAGAAGCCACAGAAGCACTGGGTCGCTTACAATCCTAGAACCATGAGGCCTCCACCTCTTTCAGGGAATGTGAATTCTGTGAAGTTGATGTCTTGGAATGTCAATGGTTTGAGAGCATTGTTAAAGATGGAGGGGTTTTCTGCTCTTCAGCTTGCTCAAAGGGAAAACTTTGATGTATTGTGCTTGCAGGAGACCAAACTGCAG GAGAAGGATGTAGAAGCAATCAAAGATCGGCTAATAGAAGGTTATGAGAACAGCTACTGGACGTGCAGTGTTGCCAAACTTGGTTATTCTGGTACAGCAATCATCTCACGG atAAAGCCCCTTTCAGTTACATATGGCTTGGGCATATCAGATCATGATTCTGAGGGACGGCTTGTCACTGCAGAGTTTGATTCGTTCTATCTCTTGAGCGGTTACATTCCTAATTCTGGTGATGGCCTGAGAAGACTG ACGTATAGGATTTCACAGTGGGATCTGTCTCTTGGTAACTACATAAAA GAACTTGAAAAGTCGAAGCCCGTGATTTTGACCGGTGATCTGAATTGTGCCCATCAGGAAATAGACATTTACGATCCTGCG GGAAATAAAAGAAGTGCTGGATTTACAATTGAAGAAAGGGAATCTTTTGAGACCAACTTCCTGTCAAGGGGCTTTGTTGATACCTTTAGAAGACAGCATCCTCATGCTGTTGGTTATACTTATTGGGGTTATCGGCATGGCGGGAGGAAGACAAATAAAG GGTGGCGGCTcgattattttcttgtttcagaCTCTTTAGCAGACAAAGTTCATGACTCGTACATCCTTCCTGATATCACCGGTAGTGATCATTGTCCTATTGGCCTTATTCTTAAGCTTTAG
- the LOC120289824 gene encoding uncharacterized protein LOC120289824: MVQLRNKSGFGWNNVNKRVVVDDPSIWESHIKDNVKWTRFKKNGFPQYPELCIGFCGTYATGDHAIGSAQDVNVSDDDDNGDDNVGGDNSGGDANGVNAGGDYDGSNANDFIGHHSDDRLFTTDDARTSVRGKHKLDRTPNNKRRR; encoded by the exons ATGGTACAGCTGAGGAACAAG TCCGGATTTGGTTGGAATAAtgtgaacaaaagagttgttgtcGACGATCCAAGTATATGGGAATCTCATATCAAG GATAATGTCAAGTGGACAAGATTCAAGAAGAATGGATTTCCTCAGTATCCTGAGCTTTGTATTGGTTTTTGTGGTACATATGCTACTGGGGATCATGCCATAGGAAGTGCTCAAGATGTGAATGTGtcggatgatgatgacaatggtGATGACAATGTAGGTGGTGACAACAGTGGTGGTGATGCAAATGGTGTCAATGCAGGTGGTGATTATGATGGTAGCAATGCAAATGATTTCATTGGACACCACAGTGATGACAGACTCTTTACAACAGACGATGCTAGAACTTCAGTTCGTGGAAAGCACAAATTGGATAGAACTCCAAATAATAAGCGGAGAAGATAG
- the LOC104425336 gene encoding uncharacterized protein LOC104425336 translates to MGSWRGQRGSSRHQGGQGTRSLARKPPLGCWQPAVPTWEKEFCKSVGSVTWRRLLDAKKYLHIHDKVVKWNDSAVEEAFHNAKERYWAEINGLPCCISLPDPDIHIDIVDWESKMDPELLLDLERGPEAFYGSNSGQTVIFGNVLSNLSFACDGWGDVEEEWPKDQTSRKVIDDCVGGENVCGADPAEQVTADADALWGSKQGHFQGQSQWIGRQEDLENDKVKTVDNWDNWDWDKMNRELEPTGCENTHGVDSVDRDAAACDPFWGLKRECSQGWTQEVSAQQDSDVKKLENGHDGTGNNWDTRDWNNTNRELKHKSGGKTYGSSPVEQMAADGDPILASKQTPSQQWNQWVSTSENRQYMASDNWDTWDWDKMNRELQPHRQFIPRHKRAGFGRNDKQIRYGWNHGKGMKQNNFVY, encoded by the exons ATGGGCAGTTGGAGGGGACAGAGGGGTTCTTCTCGTCATCAAGGTGGTCAGGGGACCAGATCGCTGGCAAGAAAGCCGCCGCTCg GCTGTTGGCAGCCAGCCGTGCCAACATGGGAGAAGGAATTCTGCAAATCGGTTGGCTCAGTTACCTGGCGCAGGCTCTTGGATGCAAAGAAGTACTTGCACATACATGACAAGGTAGTCAAATGGAATGACTCAGCTGTTGAGGAGGCGTTTCACAACGCAAAGGAACGGTATTGGGCAGAGATCAATGGGCTTCCGTGTTGTATCTCTCTGCCTGATCCAGATATCCATATAGACATAGTAGATTGGGAATCCAAAATGGACCCTGAACTGCTTCTGGACTTGGAGCGAGGACCTGAGGCTTTCTATGGCAGTAATAGCGGTCAAACGGTTATCTTTGGCAATGTCTTATCTAATTTATCCTTTGCATGTGATGGATGGGGAGATGTTGAAGAGGAATGGCCAAAGGATCAGACATCTCGGAAGGTCATTGATGATTGTGTGGGTGGCGAAAATGTTTGTGGAGCTGATCCCGCAGAGCAAGTCACAGCTGATGCTGATGCTCTTTGGGGCTCGAAGCAGGGCCATTTTCAGGGCCAGAGCCAGTGGATTGGCAGACAAGAGGATTTAGAGAATGACAAAGTCAAGACTGTCGACAATTGGGACAACTGGGATTGGGATAAGATGAATAGAGAACTTGAACCTACGGGGTGCGAAAATACACATGGAGTTGATTCTGTGGATCGAGATGCAGCTGCTTGTGACCCTTTTTGGGGTTTGAAGCGAGAATGTTCTCAGGGGTGGACTCAGGAGGTCAGTGCTCAACAGGATTCTGATGTAAAGAAGTTGGAGAACGGCCATGATGGAACTGGCAACAACTGGGACACACGGGATTGGAACAACACGAATAGAGAACTCAAACACAAATCGGGCGGAAAAACATATGGATCTAGTCCTGTGGAGCAAATGGCAGCTGATGGTGACCCTATTTTGGCTTCAAAGCAGACCCCATCTCAGCAGTGGAATCAGTGGGTTAGTACTTCAGAGAACAGGCAATATATGGCCAGTGACAATTGGGATACCTGGGATTGGGATAAGATGAATAGAGAACTCCAACCTCATAGACAATTTATCCCAAGACACAAGCGCGCAGGATTTGGCCGGAATGACAAGCAAATAAGGTATGGATGGAACCACGGTAAAGGGATGAAGCAGAATAATTTCGTTTATTGA
- the LOC104427413 gene encoding probable F-box protein At5g04010: MSAAPPPPWEVVLLVSHLLDPRTLAVASCVCKSWRASMSSDNLWKPACASLFPSLSALQSTDPALPYHRIYALGLAASRCRARSPAKPRLSLDDLVFVVDVRSEDLPITTVSKPGDEIAPDPNGLFRFELGADEECSLAMEIMDPVRITWIVALRGWKAVFTMMECDGRASFIPGAEGWFSQELPLAGCCSSAAASGLVADMKLGFCSRGVAGGKIRVESASVGILSMGSWRYASMEDGLRYLQNFLA, encoded by the coding sequence ATGTCGGCCGCTCCTCCGCCGCCGTGGGAAGTCGTCCTCCTCGTCTCTCACCTCCTCGACCCCAGGACCCTGGCCGTCGCCTCCTGCGTCTGCAAGTCGTGGCGCGCCTCCATGTCCTCGGACAACCTCTGGAAACCCGCGTGCGCCTCCCTCTTCCCTTCCCTCTCCGCCCTCCAGTCCACCGACCCGGCCCTCCCCTACCACCGGATCTACgccctcggcctcgccgcctCCAGGTGCCGCGCGCGCTCCCCTGCGAAGCCCCGCCTGTCCCTCGACGACCTCGTCTTCGTCGTCGACGTGCGGTCTGAGGACCTCCCCATCACCACCGTGTCGAAGCCGGGGGACGAGATCGCGCCCGACCCGAACGGGCTGTTCCGGTTCGAGCTCGGTGCCGATGAGGAGTGCTCGTTGGCGATGGAGATCATGGATCCCGTGAGGATCACGTGGATCGTGGCGCTGAGAGGGTGGAAGGCGGTGTTCACCATGATGGAGTGCGACGGCAGGGCGAGCTTCATTCCCGGGGCCGAGGGGTGGTTCTCGCAGGAGCTGCCGTTAGCGGGGTGCTGCTCGAGCGCCGCCGCCAGTGGGCTCGTGGCGGACATGAAGTTAGGGTTCTGTAGCAGGGGGGTGGCTGGGGGGAAAATCAGGGTGGAGAGCGCGAGCGTGGGGATTCTGAGCATGGGGAGTTGGAGGTATGCGAGTATGGAGGATGGTTTGAGGTACTTGCAGAATTTTCTTGCTTGA